In Gossypium hirsutum isolate 1008001.06 chromosome A10, Gossypium_hirsutum_v2.1, whole genome shotgun sequence, the DNA window GAGATTGAAGAAAGGAGGAAGAGGCAATCGAGGATGTTGATTACAGCGATCCAAGAAGGGGTTATGAAGAAACTGAAGGAAAAAGATGAAGAGATACAAAGAATGGGGAAACTGAACTGGGTTCTTCAAGAAAGAGTGAAAAGCCTGTATTTAGAGAACCAACTGTGGAGGGACTTGGCGCAAACGAACGAAGCCACCGCCAATTCCTTACGCACCAATCTAGAACAAGTCCTTGCCCACGTCGGTGAGGAACGTCACGCCAGCGGCGGAGGAGCGGCCGCGTTGGCCGACGACGCGGGATCTAGCTGTGGAAGCAGCGATGAAGGGTGGCGCAAGGTGGTGTTGCCGCCTACTCAGCCACATGATACGACGGCAGCGGTGGTTGGGAACGGTAATAATAATGGAAGGAAGTGTAGAAAGTGTGGGGAGAAAGAGTCAAGTGTGCTGTTGCTGCCATGCAGGCATCTCTGTCTCTGTACAATGTGTGGGTCCACTCTGGTAGGCACTTGCCCTGTTTGTGACTCTGTCACCAATGCCAGTGTTCATGTTAACATGTcttgaaacaatttttttttcttttttagatattttagtgaaaacaaaacagcaaaaaagaaaagaaaaaaaaaagaaaagcaaatgcAAATATGTTTTTAAGAAATGGATCAtagaaaatttctttatttttttccaaatgtGACTGTTTATCTTTCACcattgggttttgtttttttattgaatttggcAGAGAGAGAAAGGGTGGAATGTTAATGTATTAGGGTAAAAAGAAGGGGTTTTTTGATAAATTAGAAGAACCCACGCGGTGAAAAAGATATGGTTTTGTGACCACTGTGATGGATTGTGTGGGGGTAGGGAATCTTGATGACCAAACAGTAAAGTAAATATTTAAAgctattatttttcatttagtaaatggcaaaaaattataaaaagtcatAAGAGTTTTGGATTAAATCTGAAATCTAGCTGTATGTGTTGGGTCATTTTGAAGAGGTGGTGTTCTTGTTGGccaaaattttcaatcattttcACATTTCTCATATAAAGTGGTATTCTTTTTAAAAGGCTATGATTTTTAGTTTGTACTTACTCCTCAATTGAATTTAGCTTTGAAAATTAGATGAAAAGAATGGAtgacaccttttttttcttttttcaatttcatccttttttttttcaccttttatgatgtcttttgtttttttagtccaaatttctttgtttt includes these proteins:
- the LOC107937526 gene encoding BOI-related E3 ubiquitin-protein ligase 1; protein product: MAVEARNMNLFPPQLIPNADFMKGDQGSGNIHNTQMQQEVSQIFPAVYQSLVRDPISAKADSGVTYNMNIPVSAPRKRPRDSYSYTVARKNDFCGVSSVLDDDVFSQIQQQQQQEIDRFIAQHTEKVRLEIEERRKRQSRMLITAIQEGVMKKLKEKDEEIQRMGKLNWVLQERVKSLYLENQLWRDLAQTNEATANSLRTNLEQVLAHVGEERHASGGGAAALADDAGSSCGSSDEGWRKVVLPPTQPHDTTAAVVGNGNNNGRKCRKCGEKESSVLLLPCRHLCLCTMCGSTLVGTCPVCDSVTNASVHVNMS